The following proteins are encoded in a genomic region of Leptospira kirschneri serovar Cynopteri str. 3522 CT:
- a CDS encoding response regulator — translation MKRILIVDDSAVFRKILSLHLSNSSFDILEAVDGQDGLDKLQNDKVDLIVSDMNMPNMDGITFVKEIKKDPKNKFTPIIMLTTESQSEVKNEGIAAGARAWLTKPFSPEELVQTIHKLLP, via the coding sequence ATGAAACGAATTCTAATCGTAGACGATTCGGCGGTTTTTAGAAAAATTCTCAGCCTACACCTAAGTAATTCCAGCTTCGATATTTTAGAAGCGGTCGACGGCCAAGATGGTTTGGATAAATTACAAAATGATAAAGTAGATCTGATTGTAAGTGACATGAACATGCCTAATATGGACGGGATCACATTCGTAAAAGAAATTAAAAAAGATCCTAAGAATAAATTCACTCCGATCATCATGCTTACTACCGAATCTCAATCGGAAGTCAAAAACGAAGGAATCGCCGCAGGCGCGAGGGCCTGGCTTACAAAACCATTCTCTCCCGAAGAACTGGTCCAGACGATCCATAAATTATTACCTTAA
- a CDS encoding STAS domain-containing protein, with product MPFSLYTDFQESDVPTLKVRIEDELTIYEASEFKEKINLILKNSAAVLEIDLFKIQKIDTSCLQILLSFKKVALTKYEQVRFVNFSNNVLSLIDLYNLSDFFRDSILPSKEEIPEQKG from the coding sequence ATGCCATTTTCTTTATATACAGATTTTCAGGAGTCCGATGTTCCGACATTAAAGGTCAGAATAGAAGACGAACTTACGATTTACGAAGCGTCCGAATTTAAAGAGAAAATAAATCTCATCCTTAAAAATTCCGCAGCAGTTTTAGAAATCGATCTTTTCAAAATCCAAAAGATAGATACTTCCTGTCTACAGATTCTTCTCTCTTTTAAAAAAGTAGCTCTGACAAAATACGAACAAGTCCGGTTTGTCAATTTCAGTAATAACGTTTTAAGTCTGATCGACCTCTATAATCTCTCCGACTTTTTTAGAGATTCGATCCTGCCTTCCAAAGAAGAAATCCCGGAACAAAAAGGTTAA